One region of Ahniella affigens genomic DNA includes:
- a CDS encoding response regulator transcription factor — protein sequence MHILVIEDNSDIAANVGDYLADRGHVVDFAADGATGLNLAQAENFDVIVLDVTLPGIDGLEVCRRLRKDLNKTTPVLMLTARDALPQKLAGFESGADDYMTKPFALQELEARVNVLGRRGRGNVSRQLQVGDLSYNLDTLTVQRASKDITLNPIGLKLLQALMESSPSVVTRKELELRVWGEELPDSDSLRVHIHGLRALIDKPFGKALIHTRHGIGYSLSDPDAVSAKA from the coding sequence ATGCATATTCTAGTCATTGAAGACAATTCCGACATCGCTGCCAATGTCGGCGACTACCTCGCTGATCGCGGGCACGTGGTCGACTTTGCGGCGGATGGCGCGACGGGGCTGAATCTCGCGCAAGCCGAGAATTTTGACGTCATCGTCCTCGACGTCACGCTGCCTGGGATCGACGGCCTGGAAGTCTGCCGACGCCTTCGCAAGGACCTGAACAAGACCACGCCCGTACTGATGCTGACGGCGCGCGACGCGCTGCCGCAAAAGCTGGCGGGTTTCGAGTCCGGGGCCGACGACTACATGACCAAGCCGTTCGCGCTGCAGGAACTGGAGGCGCGCGTCAATGTGCTGGGCCGTCGTGGTCGCGGCAATGTGTCGCGGCAATTGCAGGTGGGCGACTTGAGCTACAACCTGGATACGCTGACCGTTCAGCGCGCCAGCAAGGACATCACGTTGAACCCGATTGGCTTGAAGCTCTTGCAAGCGCTGATGGAGTCGTCGCCATCGGTGGTGACCCGCAAGGAGTTGGAGCTCCGCGTCTGGGGCGAAGAGCTTCCCGACAGCGACTCGCTGCGCGTCCATATCCATGGGCTGCGGGCCCTGATCGACAAACCCTTTGGCAAGGCACTGATCCATACCCGTCATGGCATCGGTTACAGCCTGAGCGACCCGGATGCAGTATCGGCAAAGGCTTAA
- a CDS encoding sensor histidine kinase, producing the protein MLFGTALTAGFALAVVQLRAYLEDQLIGRQLSLELKNYESQYRHDPNNIATFSRIQGAVFSERKRANVPNNWRDLQNGVHTILDDSQSAFSNAYKLAVRKDDDFWFFLQYDISHEIKLRNRINWALIGFVVLFSGLSALIAFWSASSVMRPVADLADKLTSFRGEAKPQPLKPHFAEDEVGQLAATLDDYAERLTALVERDKEFNADVSHELRTPIAVISGATELLLAQDDLPEKAKQRLRRIERAVRQSNELIEVLLLLSRQEKQAPAHGEETRLVPVVEQVFDTHRVQIGQKPIALKIEAEADVSIAAPPAVLAVALGNLIGNAIKYTPAGDVRVVIRPHQVEVHDEGPGIDPNQAEHLFTRGVRGKDAPGKGGGLGLAIVRRICSLYGWSVSLKPGVEKGAVASLRFS; encoded by the coding sequence TTGTTGTTCGGTACCGCGTTGACGGCGGGCTTTGCGCTTGCGGTCGTGCAATTGCGGGCGTATCTCGAAGACCAGTTGATTGGGCGCCAGCTCAGTCTTGAGCTGAAGAACTACGAGAGTCAGTATCGGCACGACCCGAACAACATCGCCACGTTCAGCCGGATTCAAGGCGCCGTGTTCAGCGAGCGCAAGCGCGCCAATGTGCCGAACAACTGGCGTGACCTGCAAAACGGCGTGCACACGATTCTGGACGACAGTCAAAGCGCGTTCTCCAACGCCTACAAGCTGGCGGTGCGCAAAGACGACGATTTCTGGTTCTTCCTGCAATACGACATCTCGCACGAAATCAAGCTGCGGAATCGTATCAATTGGGCGCTGATTGGTTTCGTGGTGCTGTTTTCGGGACTGTCCGCGCTGATCGCATTCTGGTCGGCATCGAGCGTGATGCGTCCGGTGGCGGATCTGGCTGACAAGCTGACGAGCTTTCGTGGCGAAGCGAAGCCGCAACCGTTGAAGCCGCATTTCGCCGAGGACGAGGTGGGGCAGTTGGCGGCCACGCTTGATGACTATGCCGAGCGTTTGACCGCATTGGTGGAGCGCGACAAGGAGTTCAATGCCGACGTCTCGCACGAATTGCGCACCCCGATTGCGGTGATCAGTGGTGCCACCGAGCTGCTGCTGGCGCAGGATGATCTGCCAGAAAAGGCCAAGCAGCGCCTGCGCCGAATCGAACGCGCTGTCCGCCAATCGAACGAATTGATCGAGGTCTTGCTGTTGCTCTCGCGTCAGGAAAAACAGGCGCCAGCGCATGGTGAGGAAACGCGTTTGGTGCCGGTCGTTGAGCAGGTGTTCGATACCCATCGGGTGCAGATCGGTCAGAAGCCCATTGCACTGAAGATCGAAGCCGAAGCCGATGTGTCCATCGCGGCGCCACCAGCGGTTTTGGCCGTGGCGTTGGGGAATCTGATTGGTAACGCGATCAAGTACACCCCTGCGGGCGACGTGCGCGTCGTGATCCGACCGCATCAGGTCGAGGTCCACGACGAGGGCCCGGGCATTGATCCGAATCAGGCTGAACATTTGTTCACGCGCGGCGTGCGCGGCAAGGACGCGCCGGGCAAGGGCGGTGGACTTGGGCTCGCGATTGTGCGCCGGATTTGCAGCTTGTACGGCTGGAGCGTCAGCTTGAAGCCGGGCGTCGAAAAAGGTGCTGTGGCCAGCCTCCGTTTTTCATAA